Proteins from a genomic interval of Colletes latitarsis isolate SP2378_abdomen chromosome 12, iyColLati1, whole genome shotgun sequence:
- the Eif6 gene encoding eukaryotic translation initiation factor 6 isoform X2, whose protein sequence is MAVRVQFENNNEIGVFSKLTNSYCLVAIGGSENFYSVFEAELAETIPVIHASVAGCRIIGRLCVGNKNGLLVPNTTTDTELQHIRNSLPDNVKIQRVEERLSALGNVIACNDYVALVHPDLDRETEEILADTLSVEVFRQTVASNVLVGSYSVLSNHGGLVHPKTSIQDQDELSSLLQVPLAAGTVNRGSDVVAAGMVVNDWVSFCGMDTTSIELSVIESVFKLNEVTSTAITSTMRASLIERLA, encoded by the exons ATGGCGGTACGCGTACAGTTCGAGAATAACAACGAAATTGGTGTGTTCTCCAAGCTAACGAATTCTTATTGCCTGGTAGCAATAGGCGGATCCGAGAATTTTTACAG TGTATTCGAGGCGGAATTAGCTGAAACCATTCCTGTAATTCATGCATCGGTTGCAGGATGCCGTATTATTGGTCGATTGTGCGTTG GAAACAAAAATGGTCTGTTGGTCCCGAACACAACGACGGATACAGAATTGCAGCACATAAGGAACTCGTTGCCAGACAATGTAAAAATACAAAGAGTCGAAGAGAGACTTTCAGCTCTGGGCAATGTAATCGCGTGCAACGACTACGTGGCTCTGGTGCATCCTGATCTGGACAGG GAGACCGAAGAAATTTTAGCGGATACTCTGAGCGTAGAAGTTTTCAGGCAAACTGTGGCGAGCAACGTTCTTGTAGGCTCGTATTCCGTACTGTCGAATCACGGCGGTTTAGTGCATCCGAAAACATCTATACAAGATCAGGATGAATTGTCCTCTTTGCTACAAGTGCCGCTTGCT gctgGAACAGTGAACAGAGGCAGCGATGTTGTGGCTGCAGGAATGGTCGTGAACGATTGGGTATCCTTTTGCGGCATGGATACGACCTCGATAGAACTTTCGGTTATCGAAAGTGTTTTTAAACTTAACGAAGTTACTTCGACTGCCATTACATCGACTATGCGTGCGTCGCTTATAGAAAGGTTAGCGTAA
- the Eif6 gene encoding eukaryotic translation initiation factor 6 isoform X1: protein MAVRVQFENNNEIGVFSKLTNSYCLVAIGGSENFYSVFEAELAETIPVIHASVAGCRIIGRLCVGNKNGLLVPNTTTDTELQHIRNSLPDNVKIQRVEERLSALGNVIACNDYVALVHPDLDRETEEILADTLSVEVFRQTVASNVLVGSYSVLSNHGGLVHPKTSIQDQDELSSLLQVPLAAGTVNRGSDVVAAGMVVNDWVSFCGMDTTSIELSVIESVFKLNEVTSTAITSTMRASLIESMS, encoded by the exons ATGGCGGTACGCGTACAGTTCGAGAATAACAACGAAATTGGTGTGTTCTCCAAGCTAACGAATTCTTATTGCCTGGTAGCAATAGGCGGATCCGAGAATTTTTACAG TGTATTCGAGGCGGAATTAGCTGAAACCATTCCTGTAATTCATGCATCGGTTGCAGGATGCCGTATTATTGGTCGATTGTGCGTTG GAAACAAAAATGGTCTGTTGGTCCCGAACACAACGACGGATACAGAATTGCAGCACATAAGGAACTCGTTGCCAGACAATGTAAAAATACAAAGAGTCGAAGAGAGACTTTCAGCTCTGGGCAATGTAATCGCGTGCAACGACTACGTGGCTCTGGTGCATCCTGATCTGGACAGG GAGACCGAAGAAATTTTAGCGGATACTCTGAGCGTAGAAGTTTTCAGGCAAACTGTGGCGAGCAACGTTCTTGTAGGCTCGTATTCCGTACTGTCGAATCACGGCGGTTTAGTGCATCCGAAAACATCTATACAAGATCAGGATGAATTGTCCTCTTTGCTACAAGTGCCGCTTGCT gctgGAACAGTGAACAGAGGCAGCGATGTTGTGGCTGCAGGAATGGTCGTGAACGATTGGGTATCCTTTTGCGGCATGGATACGACCTCGATAGAACTTTCGGTTATCGAAAGTGTTTTTAAACTTAACGAAGTTACTTCGACTGCCATTACATCGACTATGCGTGCGTCGCTTATAGAAAG TATGTCTTAA